The proteins below come from a single Terriglobales bacterium genomic window:
- a CDS encoding LamG-like jellyroll fold domain-containing protein, with protein MVAAYGFNEGSGTTLTDSSGNNLNGTIVGATWVSTGKYGKALSFNGSTSYVDLGNPAQLRLTGSMTVEAWINAAANPADDGQIVAKSNDAAGWQVKTSPDTGPHTFGVGVSGTSNSRTQRYSTTVRALNTWYHVAAVYDATAGTLSLYVNGVLNNGTLSGTVPASQFDQAVNVNIGRRTGGYYFNGLIDEVRIYNRALSQSEVQTDMNTPVPAPAGPDTTPPTVSITAPADGATVAGTTTLSATASDNVGVAGVQFLLDGANLGAEVTSPPYNLQWNSATASLGPHTLSAKARDLAGNTAFSTSVSITVAPPGPPQIGQWSSVMNWPIVAVHASLLPSGDVLAWSDFTASGGAQLWHPGTNTFTDASYSTTNLFCSGHSFLADGRLFVAGGIVGLVDDVGPRDTETFDSNSNTWTAGGFAVTGRYYPTNTTLPDGRVLIQGGTTTCTSCIADVPEIYNPVTGTSSLMAATTSQPSFKYYPHSFVLPDGRVLVTGQDDRANITQALDLNTQTWTTIDNRILDGHSAAMYLPGKVIKAGTATADDPGHPSAATTYVLDMTQASPSWQSTAPMAFPRSFLNLTILPDGQVLATGGGTTTDPANFSTAVYEAELWSPSSKTWTTMARMQTPRLYHSIALLLPDARVLVAGGGRQTARQQPDPADQANAEIYSPPYLFKGPRPTITSAPALLQYATSFSVLTPDASRIGSVSLIALGAVTHAFNQNQRFVPLTFQVKSDGTGLDVTAPADGRIAPPGPYMLFLVDNTGVPSVAAMTRLPLAGGDAQPPTAPGSLSATAAGSTVNLTWSAATDNVGVTGYNIHRSTTSGFAPSAANKIAQVASTSYSDTSFSSSGTYFYLVTAQDAAGNVGPPSNQSSASVVVDTTPPAVSITAPAGGASVSGTVTVTANATDNVAIAGVQFLLDGANLGAEQTGAGPNYSVSWNTTGTVNGAHTLTARARDGAGNTVTSSPVSVTVVNAGGNGLVAAYSFDEGTGTTVSDRSGNNITGTIVGATWVTTGKYGKALSFNGSSSYVDLGNPTALQLTGSMTLEAWINAAANPADDGQIIAKSNDAAGWQFKTTPDTGPQTFGIGVSASATSRTQRYSAGPRSLNTWYHVAGVYDATAGTLNIYVNGTLSNGSLVGTIPASQFNQSVNVNIGRRTGGFYFNGLIDEIRIYNRALSPAEIQNDMNTPLGTGAPPNDTTPPTVSITAPANGATVSGATSVTASASDNVAVASVQFKLDNNNLGNPVTTAPYTISWDTTTTTAGPHTLTAVATDTSNNSATSAPVSVTVGSGTAATMGQWSNVTNWPLVSVHANLLPNGQVLMWDGQGLGFNTYVWDPGSGGFNFFSSPNNIFCGGNTILADGRMLVVGGHVNAHIGLDVSQIFNSANNTWTVGPSMANPRWYPTATPLPDGRVIVISGESNCDGCFVKTPEIYDPVANNWTPLNGANNWAPPYYPHDFVLPDGRLFVSSTTEAPIAAWVLDIGQQKWSLVDSSHNYDGGSAAMYLPGKIIKMGTSANPDLSTRPSAATAYVIDMNQPTPAWRQIANMAFARTYHTSTVLPDGTVLVTGGGTTTNAIDLSTAVLAAELWDPNTEAWTTLASMHTPRLYHSIALLLPDARVLVSGGGRFNGNSDPTDQPSSEIYSPPYLFKGTRPTITSAPAQLNYGQAFTVQTPDAATIAKVSLIRLGAITHDFNESQVYVPLNFTAGSSSLTVTAPANANLATPGPYMLFLVNTNGVPSVAAMTKLPVPSGDTQAPTAPTNLAITAAPGSASLTWTASSDNVGVTGYNVYRSTTSGFTPGPGNRIGQSATTSYTDTSFTAAGTYFYKVTAVDAAANESAPSNQASVTIALDTTPPQVSITSPANGATVTGTINLVANATDNVAMNRVQFLLDGNPLGSPVTGAGPTYTFSWDSSGTSNGPHTISATAFDGANNQATATNVNVTVSNVSGLVAAYAFNEGTGTTVTDLSGNNITGTIVGATWTNTGKYGKALTFNGASAYVDLGNPTALQLTGSMTVEAWVNAAANPADDGQIVAKSNGTAGWQFKTSPDTGPHTFGIGVSPTSTTITQRYSNTARVLNTWYHVAGVYDAAAGTLNIYVNGVLDSGVILGTVPGSQFNQAVNVNIGRRTGGFYFNGTIDEVRIYNRALTAAQIQQDMNTPLGGTPIAATPAFSPGGGTYTSAQSVTISDTTPGATIYYTTDGSTPTTSSAVYSSPISVATTTTIQAIAAAPNFQNSAVASATYTIQQPTAATPTFSPAGGTYSTVQSVTISDSTAGATIYYTTDGSTPTTSSTVYSGPITVNTSKTLKAIAAAPGLLNSAVGSATYTLVTATPVFSPAAGTYTTAQSVTISDATPGATIYYTTNGTTPTTSSTVYTGPITVSTTTTVQAIAAAAGFANSAVGSATYTIGSTPIAFSQVNAATPSSAQSTVSVAFPAAQVAGDLNVVVVGWNDTTSVVNSVTDSRGNVYQLAIGPTTRTTTLSQSIYYASGIAAGANTVTVTFNKAATAVDVRIAEYRGVTTLDAKAGASGNGSSANSGAATTTAANELIVGAATVANSTKSAGSGFTARIITSPNSDLLEDRVVTATGSYSATATLSGGGWVMQMVTFKP; from the coding sequence TTGGTTGCTGCCTATGGGTTTAACGAGGGCTCCGGCACGACGCTCACCGACAGTTCAGGAAACAATCTGAACGGGACCATCGTCGGGGCGACCTGGGTTTCGACCGGCAAGTACGGGAAGGCGCTGTCGTTCAATGGCAGCACCAGCTACGTCGATCTGGGAAACCCAGCTCAACTGCGCCTGACCGGCAGCATGACGGTGGAAGCGTGGATCAATGCTGCGGCGAATCCCGCCGATGACGGCCAGATCGTAGCCAAGTCGAACGACGCCGCCGGCTGGCAGGTGAAGACCTCGCCGGACACGGGGCCGCATACCTTCGGCGTTGGTGTTTCAGGTACGTCCAACAGCCGTACGCAACGTTATTCAACCACCGTCCGCGCGTTGAACACCTGGTACCACGTTGCTGCCGTTTATGACGCAACCGCAGGCACGCTCAGTCTCTATGTGAACGGTGTTCTGAATAACGGCACACTCAGCGGAACCGTCCCCGCCTCTCAATTCGACCAGGCGGTAAACGTCAACATCGGCCGCCGCACTGGGGGTTACTACTTCAACGGTCTGATTGATGAAGTGCGCATTTACAACCGCGCACTTTCCCAAAGCGAAGTCCAGACCGACATGAACACCCCGGTACCCGCTCCAGCGGGTCCTGACACCACGCCGCCCACGGTTTCGATCACTGCGCCGGCCGATGGGGCGACGGTCGCCGGCACGACCACCCTCAGCGCCACTGCGAGCGACAACGTCGGGGTCGCCGGGGTTCAGTTCCTTCTCGACGGCGCCAACCTCGGCGCCGAAGTCACATCACCCCCTTACAACCTGCAATGGAACAGTGCTACGGCCAGCCTCGGCCCACACACGCTATCCGCGAAAGCTCGCGACCTCGCCGGTAATACGGCGTTCAGCACCAGCGTTTCCATCACGGTTGCTCCTCCCGGACCTCCTCAAATCGGCCAGTGGTCGTCGGTCATGAATTGGCCCATCGTGGCGGTACACGCCTCGCTGCTGCCATCAGGCGATGTGCTCGCCTGGTCCGACTTCACCGCCAGCGGCGGAGCCCAGCTCTGGCATCCCGGGACGAATACGTTTACCGATGCCAGTTACAGCACGACCAACCTGTTCTGCTCCGGACATTCGTTCCTGGCGGATGGCCGGTTGTTTGTCGCCGGCGGAATTGTTGGGCTTGTAGATGATGTTGGTCCGCGCGACACGGAAACCTTCGATTCCAATTCGAATACGTGGACGGCAGGCGGGTTTGCGGTCACCGGCAGATACTACCCCACCAACACAACGCTGCCGGACGGTCGCGTCCTGATTCAGGGAGGCACCACAACCTGTACGTCATGTATTGCTGACGTGCCCGAAATCTACAACCCGGTCACCGGAACTTCGAGCCTGATGGCCGCGACTACGAGCCAACCGAGCTTCAAGTACTATCCACACTCCTTCGTCTTGCCGGACGGCCGCGTACTGGTAACCGGTCAGGATGACCGGGCCAACATAACGCAGGCCCTCGATCTAAACACCCAAACTTGGACGACCATCGACAACCGCATCCTCGACGGTCACAGCGCCGCCATGTATCTGCCCGGCAAGGTCATCAAAGCGGGTACGGCGACTGCGGATGATCCAGGACATCCATCCGCCGCCACAACCTACGTCCTCGACATGACGCAGGCTTCCCCCTCGTGGCAGTCGACGGCCCCGATGGCGTTTCCGCGCTCATTCTTGAACCTTACGATCCTGCCCGATGGCCAGGTGCTTGCAACCGGTGGTGGAACAACCACCGATCCCGCGAACTTCAGCACCGCTGTTTACGAGGCGGAACTCTGGTCCCCATCCTCCAAGACGTGGACCACGATGGCGCGCATGCAGACGCCGCGCCTCTATCACTCGATCGCGCTGCTGTTGCCGGACGCGCGTGTCCTCGTGGCAGGCGGCGGACGTCAAACGGCCCGCCAGCAGCCCGATCCGGCCGATCAGGCCAATGCCGAGATCTACTCCCCGCCGTACTTGTTCAAGGGGCCACGGCCAACGATTACTTCGGCCCCGGCTCTGCTGCAATACGCCACAAGTTTCTCGGTGTTGACGCCCGATGCCTCGCGGATCGGTTCGGTATCCCTGATCGCGCTCGGCGCGGTCACGCACGCCTTCAACCAGAACCAGCGTTTCGTACCGCTGACCTTCCAGGTGAAGAGCGACGGTACCGGACTCGATGTCACCGCTCCAGCGGACGGCCGCATTGCGCCTCCGGGGCCTTACATGTTGTTCCTGGTGGACAACACCGGAGTGCCCTCGGTCGCGGCCATGACGCGCTTGCCCCTGGCCGGCGGCGACGCGCAGCCCCCTACCGCGCCGGGTTCTCTGAGTGCCACTGCCGCGGGCAGCACCGTGAATCTTACCTGGTCGGCTGCGACCGACAATGTGGGCGTGACCGGTTACAACATTCATCGCTCGACTACGTCGGGATTCGCGCCAAGCGCTGCCAACAAGATCGCGCAGGTAGCCTCGACCAGCTACAGCGACACGTCGTTCAGTTCGAGCGGAACGTACTTCTACCTCGTCACGGCGCAGGATGCGGCCGGTAATGTCGGGCCGCCGTCGAATCAGTCGTCCGCTTCCGTGGTCGTTGACACGACCCCGCCGGCGGTTTCGATCACCGCGCCCGCCGGGGGCGCCTCCGTAAGCGGAACTGTCACGGTGACCGCCAACGCCACCGATAACGTTGCGATCGCCGGAGTGCAGTTCCTGCTCGACGGCGCGAACCTCGGCGCGGAGCAGACCGGAGCGGGGCCGAATTACAGCGTTTCGTGGAACACGACGGGAACCGTCAATGGGGCGCACACGCTCACCGCGCGAGCCCGCGATGGAGCTGGCAATACGGTCACGTCAAGTCCAGTTAGCGTCACGGTGGTCAACGCCGGTGGCAACGGTCTAGTGGCCGCCTACAGCTTCGACGAAGGCACCGGCACCACGGTGAGCGACCGCTCCGGCAACAACATTACCGGCACGATCGTCGGCGCCACGTGGGTCACCACGGGCAAATATGGCAAGGCCCTTTCATTCAACGGCAGCAGCAGTTACGTGGATCTCGGTAACCCGACGGCGCTTCAGTTGACCGGCAGCATGACGCTGGAGGCCTGGATCAACGCCGCCGCTAATCCGGCCGACGATGGCCAAATCATCGCCAAGTCGAACGACGCCGCCGGCTGGCAGTTCAAGACAACGCCCGACACCGGTCCGCAGACGTTCGGAATTGGAGTGTCGGCCAGTGCGACCAGCCGAACCCAGCGCTACTCGGCGGGCCCACGCTCATTGAACACCTGGTACCACGTGGCTGGCGTCTATGACGCAACCGCCGGCACCCTCAACATCTATGTCAACGGGACGCTTTCAAACGGCTCGCTGGTAGGGACGATTCCCGCATCGCAGTTCAACCAGTCGGTGAACGTAAATATTGGCCGCCGCACCGGTGGCTTCTACTTCAACGGGCTGATCGACGAAATACGCATTTACAACCGCGCGCTGTCCCCGGCCGAAATCCAGAACGACATGAATACCCCGCTGGGGACGGGGGCGCCGCCCAACGACACCACGCCGCCGACCGTCTCCATCACCGCGCCTGCGAATGGGGCAACGGTTTCCGGCGCCACCTCGGTTACGGCCTCGGCCTCGGACAATGTTGCCGTTGCCAGCGTGCAGTTCAAGCTTGATAACAACAATCTCGGCAACCCGGTCACGACCGCGCCTTACACCATTTCCTGGGATACGACCACCACGACTGCCGGTCCGCACACGCTGACGGCGGTGGCTACCGACACTTCCAACAATTCAGCGACCAGCGCCCCGGTTAGCGTCACGGTGGGCTCCGGCACCGCAGCGACCATGGGACAGTGGTCCAATGTCACAAACTGGCCGCTGGTTTCGGTGCACGCCAATCTCTTGCCGAACGGCCAGGTGCTGATGTGGGACGGTCAGGGCCTCGGCTTCAATACCTACGTTTGGGATCCGGGAAGCGGCGGGTTCAACTTCTTCTCGTCACCAAACAATATCTTCTGCGGCGGCAACACGATCCTGGCGGATGGCCGCATGCTTGTGGTTGGTGGTCACGTCAACGCGCACATCGGTCTCGACGTCAGCCAGATCTTTAACTCCGCGAACAACACTTGGACTGTCGGACCCAGTATGGCCAACCCACGTTGGTATCCGACGGCTACTCCTTTGCCCGATGGCCGCGTGATCGTCATTTCCGGCGAAAGCAACTGCGACGGCTGCTTCGTGAAGACACCCGAGATCTATGATCCAGTCGCCAACAACTGGACACCGCTCAACGGCGCCAACAATTGGGCCCCGCCCTACTATCCGCACGATTTCGTGCTGCCCGATGGGCGCTTGTTCGTGAGCTCGACGACCGAGGCCCCCATCGCGGCCTGGGTGCTCGACATCGGGCAGCAGAAGTGGAGCCTGGTGGATTCGTCGCACAACTACGACGGCGGCAGCGCCGCCATGTACCTGCCCGGCAAGATCATCAAGATGGGCACTTCGGCGAACCCCGACCTCTCGACGCGCCCGTCGGCGGCAACCGCGTACGTTATCGACATGAACCAGCCGACGCCGGCCTGGCGGCAGATCGCCAATATGGCCTTTGCCCGCACTTATCACACCTCGACCGTGCTCCCGGATGGCACTGTCCTGGTGACCGGCGGCGGCACGACAACGAACGCGATCGATCTGTCAACGGCCGTCCTGGCTGCCGAGTTGTGGGACCCGAACACCGAGGCGTGGACGACGCTGGCCTCAATGCATACGCCCCGTCTCTATCACTCCATCGCTTTGTTGCTGCCTGACGCTCGCGTCCTGGTCAGCGGTGGCGGGCGTTTTAACGGGAATTCAGATCCTACGGATCAGCCGAGTTCGGAAATCTACTCGCCGCCGTACCTCTTCAAGGGTACGCGGCCGACCATCACCTCGGCGCCGGCCCAGCTCAACTATGGCCAGGCGTTTACCGTGCAGACGCCGGACGCTGCCACCATCGCCAAGGTCTCCCTGATCCGCCTCGGGGCAATTACGCACGACTTCAACGAAAGCCAGGTGTACGTGCCGCTCAACTTCACCGCCGGAAGCAGCTCGCTGACGGTCACGGCGCCGGCGAATGCCAACCTGGCAACTCCCGGACCGTACATGCTGTTCCTGGTGAACACCAACGGTGTCCCATCGGTCGCCGCCATGACCAAGCTGCCGGTCCCCTCGGGCGACACCCAGGCCCCGACCGCGCCGACGAACCTCGCTATCACGGCCGCGCCCGGCTCGGCCAGCCTGACGTGGACGGCTTCCAGCGACAATGTGGGCGTTACCGGTTACAACGTCTATCGCTCGACGACTTCCGGTTTCACGCCGGGCCCGGGCAACAGGATCGGACAGTCCGCGACCACGTCCTACACGGACACGTCCTTCACCGCGGCGGGCACGTACTTCTACAAGGTGACTGCGGTGGATGCGGCCGCTAACGAAAGCGCTCCGTCGAACCAGGCTTCGGTCACGATCGCGCTCGACACGACGCCGCCGCAGGTTTCGATCACGTCGCCGGCGAATGGCGCGACGGTTACGGGCACGATCAACCTCGTCGCCAACGCCACCGATAACGTCGCCATGAACCGGGTGCAGTTCCTGCTCGACGGCAACCCGCTCGGCTCACCGGTCACCGGTGCCGGTCCCACGTACACCTTCTCGTGGGACAGCTCCGGCACTTCCAACGGCCCGCACACCATCTCGGCGACCGCTTTCGATGGCGCGAACAATCAGGCCACGGCCACGAACGTGAATGTGACGGTTTCCAATGTCAGCGGCTTGGTCGCGGCGTATGCGTTCAACGAGGGAACGGGCACAACCGTCACTGATCTTTCCGGCAACAACATCACCGGCACGATCGTCGGCGCGACCTGGACGAACACTGGAAAGTACGGCAAGGCGCTGACCTTCAACGGCGCCTCTGCCTACGTTGATCTCGGCAATCCGACGGCGCTGCAGCTCACCGGCAGCATGACGGTTGAGGCGTGGGTCAACGCCGCCGCCAATCCGGCGGACGATGGCCAGATCGTCGCCAAGTCGAACGGCACCGCTGGGTGGCAGTTCAAGACCAGTCCTGACACCGGTCCGCACACCTTTGGCATCGGCGTGTCACCGACCAGCACGACCATCACCCAGCGCTACTCCAACACAGCTCGTGTCCTAAACACCTGGTATCACGTTGCCGGTGTTTACGACGCCGCCGCTGGAACACTGAACATATACGTGAACGGCGTGCTCGACAGCGGCGTGATCCTGGGCACGGTTCCCGGCTCGCAGTTCAATCAGGCGGTGAACGTCAACATCGGCCGGCGCACTGGCGGCTTCTACTTCAACGGCACCATTGATGAAGTCCGCATCTACAACCGGGCGCTGACGGCCGCGCAGATTCAGCAGGACATGAACACGCCGCTGGGCGGAACCCCGATCGCGGCCACGCCTGCCTTCAGCCCGGGCGGCGGAACGTACACATCGGCACAGTCGGTCACTATCTCGGATACGACGCCGGGAGCGACGATCTACTACACCACCGACGGCAGCACGCCCACCACTTCGTCGGCGGTCTACTCCAGCCCGATTTCGGTGGCCACCACCACCACGATTCAGGCCATCGCAGCCGCGCCGAACTTCCAGAACAGCGCGGTCGCGTCGGCCACGTACACCATCCAGCAGCCGACAGCGGCAACGCCGACCTTCAGCCCGGCGGGGGGAACGTACTCGACGGTGCAGTCGGTCACAATTTCCGACTCGACCGCCGGCGCGACCATCTACTACACAACCGACGGCAGCACGCCGACCACGTCCTCCACCGTCTACTCGGGTCCGATCACGGTGAACACGAGCAAGACGCTGAAAGCCATTGCGGCCGCGCCTGGCTTACTGAACAGCGCGGTCGGGTCGGCCACCTACACGCTGGTGACGGCGACGCCGGTGTTCAGTCCGGCAGCCGGCACTTACACGACCGCGCAGTCCGTCACGATCAGCGATGCTACGCCGGGCGCCACGATCTACTACACCACCAACGGCACCACGCCGACCACGTCGTCCACCGTATACACCGGCCCGATCACGGTGAGCACAACGACGACGGTGCAGGCCATCGCGGCGGCCGCCGGCTTTGCGAACAGTGCGGTCGGAAGCGCCACCTACACCATCGGCTCTACCCCGATCGCCTTCTCGCAGGTGAACGCCGCCACGCCGTCGAGCGCGCAGTCAACGGTCTCGGTTGCCTTCCCGGCGGCGCAAGTCGCCGGCGACCTGAACGTCGTGGTGGTGGGCTGGAATGACACCACTTCGGTTGTTAACTCGGTCACCGATTCCCGCGGCAACGTCTACCAGCTTGCGATTGGCCCGACGACGAGGACCACTACTCTGAGCCAGTCCATCTACTATGCGAGCGGCATTGCAGCCGGAGCCAATACCGTCACCGTGACCTTCAACAAGGCAGCCACGGCGGTCGACGTACGCATCGCGGAATATCGCGGTGTGACCACTCTGGACGCCAAGGCAGGCGCCAGCGGTAACGGCAGTTCGGCAAACAGCGGCGCCGCAACCACCACCGCCGCCAACGAACTCATCGTCGGCGCGGCAACGGTCGCCAATAGCACGAAGAGTGCCGGGAGCGGCTTCACCGCTCGCATTATCACCAGTCCGAACAGCGACCTGCTGGAAGACCGCGTGGTGACGGCCACGGGGAGCTATTCGGCAACGGCGACGCTGTCCGGCGGCGGTTGGGTGATGCAGATGGTCACATTCAAGCCTTAA
- the lhgO gene encoding L-2-hydroxyglutarate oxidase, with the protein MAESFDVVIVGGGIVGLSTAMAMLDRAPGLKLAVLEKERAVAAHQTGHNSGVIHSGVYYKPGSLKAHLCVRGAAAMKAFCREQGLPHEICGKVIVATSDAERGPLAELHRRAQANGVPGVEMIGPERLREIEPHAAGVAAMLVPGTGIVDFGAVARRYAEIIASRGGEVRLGARVTGIHNSAAELRVLTEAGELSACYLVNCAGLHSDRVARMTGSTLDLKIVPFRGEYYELAPERRHLVKTLIYPVPDPRFPFLGVHFTKRVTGGVEAGPNAVLALKREGYRKSDISLHDAAEALAFSGFRRMARRYWRNAAEEYYRSFSKAAFVRGLQKLVPEIRAEDLHPGGSGVRAQAIESSGALVDDFRFVTADRIIHVLNVPSPAATASLPIGEAIADMGKEWFQSLGHRASVHN; encoded by the coding sequence ATGGCCGAGTCTTTCGATGTGGTGATCGTGGGCGGCGGAATCGTGGGGCTTTCGACCGCGATGGCGATGCTCGATCGCGCTCCCGGACTGAAGCTCGCCGTCCTCGAGAAAGAGCGAGCCGTCGCCGCGCATCAAACCGGTCACAACAGCGGCGTGATCCATTCCGGGGTGTACTACAAGCCGGGTTCCCTGAAGGCGCATCTGTGCGTCCGCGGCGCTGCTGCTATGAAGGCCTTCTGCCGTGAGCAGGGGCTGCCGCATGAGATTTGCGGGAAGGTGATCGTGGCCACCAGCGACGCCGAGCGCGGGCCGCTGGCCGAGCTGCATCGGCGGGCGCAGGCGAACGGCGTGCCGGGGGTGGAGATGATCGGCCCCGAGCGCCTGCGAGAAATCGAGCCGCATGCCGCCGGCGTGGCGGCGATGCTCGTGCCGGGCACGGGAATCGTGGATTTCGGCGCTGTCGCGCGGCGGTACGCGGAAATCATCGCTTCGCGCGGAGGCGAGGTCCGCCTGGGCGCGCGAGTGACGGGAATTCACAACAGCGCCGCCGAGCTGCGCGTGCTGACCGAAGCCGGCGAGCTGAGCGCGTGCTACCTGGTGAACTGCGCGGGCCTGCACAGTGACCGCGTTGCCCGCATGACCGGTTCCACACTGGACTTGAAGATCGTTCCCTTCCGCGGTGAGTACTACGAACTCGCGCCGGAGCGGCGGCACCTGGTCAAAACGCTCATCTACCCGGTGCCGGATCCGCGCTTCCCATTTCTCGGCGTGCACTTCACCAAGCGCGTGACCGGCGGCGTGGAGGCCGGTCCCAACGCGGTGCTCGCGCTGAAGCGCGAGGGCTACCGCAAGAGTGACATCAGCCTGCACGACGCCGCGGAGGCCCTCGCGTTCAGCGGCTTTCGGCGCATGGCGCGGCGCTACTGGCGCAACGCCGCCGAGGAGTACTACCGTTCGTTCAGCAAGGCGGCATTCGTGCGCGGCCTACAGAAGCTGGTGCCCGAGATCCGGGCCGAAGACTTGCATCCAGGCGGATCGGGGGTCCGCGCGCAAGCCATCGAAAGCAGCGGCGCCCTGGTGGACGATTTCCGCTTCGTGACCGCCGACCGCATCATTCACGTGCTGAACGTGCCGTCACCCGCGGCAACCGCTTCCCTGCCGATTGGGGAGGCCATTGCCGACATGGGCAAGGAGTGGTTCCAATCGCTCGGCCATAGGGCGAGCGTCCACAACTAG
- a CDS encoding exosortase/archaeosortase family protein: protein METSVNRAGVRHAWFGVMFVAAVAVYFAPLTTLGRLSFSPHEHYSHTLLVPFISAYLVFINREMIFSSTDWSVPAGIAGFAVAGIGWFAGRKFTLESQDDALALTMATFVLVCVSAFVLCYGRRAAARALFPLCLLVLMVPLPTHVVDNIVYLLQSGSTEVAHAGFRLFDVPVYRDGFSFSLPGVTVVVAEECSGIRSSMALLITALVGGYLFVQSDVNRWILCLSVIPLAMLKNGLRIVTLTILAAYVNPSFLTGRLHRQGGFVFFLIALALLFLEMRWLERYRARRSGAAVAAAN, encoded by the coding sequence TTGGAAACGAGCGTCAACCGAGCCGGGGTGCGACACGCGTGGTTCGGGGTGATGTTTGTCGCCGCCGTAGCGGTCTATTTCGCACCGCTGACTACGCTGGGCAGGCTTTCGTTTTCTCCTCACGAACATTACTCGCATACTCTGCTTGTACCGTTCATTAGCGCTTACCTGGTTTTCATCAATCGGGAAATGATTTTTTCCAGCACGGATTGGTCGGTTCCGGCAGGGATTGCCGGCTTTGCGGTTGCGGGCATCGGGTGGTTTGCAGGCCGGAAGTTCACACTTGAGTCGCAAGACGATGCGCTGGCCTTGACGATGGCAACGTTCGTTCTCGTTTGCGTGAGCGCTTTCGTGTTGTGCTACGGCAGGCGTGCAGCGGCGAGGGCGCTTTTCCCGCTCTGTTTGCTCGTGCTGATGGTGCCGCTGCCCACTCACGTGGTCGACAATATCGTTTATCTGCTGCAGAGCGGCTCCACAGAAGTTGCTCACGCCGGGTTCAGGCTTTTTGACGTGCCGGTCTATCGCGACGGTTTCAGCTTCTCCCTGCCGGGTGTGACCGTTGTGGTGGCGGAGGAGTGCAGCGGCATCCGGTCCAGCATGGCGCTGCTGATTACCGCGCTGGTGGGCGGCTACCTGTTCGTGCAATCCGATGTAAACCGTTGGATCCTTTGCCTTTCCGTGATCCCGCTGGCGATGCTCAAGAACGGGTTACGGATCGTAACCCTGACGATCCTGGCGGCGTACGTGAATCCTTCATTCCTGACCGGACGGCTCCATCGGCAGGGAGGGTTCGTGTTCTTCCTGATCGCGCTTGCGCTGCTGTTTCTTGAAATGCGATGGCTGGAGCGCTATCGCGCGCGGCGCAGCGGCGCGGCCGTCGCCGCCGCCAATTAG
- the opgC gene encoding OpgC domain-containing protein yields the protein MATDRVTPLLRDERIDAIRGLCLVIMTWDHLPNPFREFTYQTFGFVSAAETFVFLSGIVSAWVYGRALIAHGMDATIGRALRRVRLIYLTHMALFTFFGLGLLATSVHSGTVFGLTPLRAWVEGALFLLRPPWLENFLPNYCLFIAAAPIVLKQLQRGRRGAVLAVSVALWALGQTHGRFYGGFDPLGWQLLFVGGMVVGFPKVSGRPSAVPRSRGWSCVALAASVAFFILRHRTVFHLPVGPGLATYLSFLYSLDAKSVEHYVRLINFAVLAYLVWSVPRTFEAFARETSLYRALAFLGRHSLQVFAGATCISICAYIYWQRFGHYSDRTQIAVLVLATATLFIPAWIHQAMSKPRTPSVKKPERPLAVTSLAVPGQNS from the coding sequence ATGGCAACTGATCGGGTCACCCCTCTGCTGCGTGACGAGAGGATAGATGCGATCCGCGGGCTCTGCCTCGTCATCATGACGTGGGACCACCTCCCCAACCCTTTTCGCGAATTCACCTATCAGACCTTCGGTTTTGTCTCGGCTGCTGAGACCTTTGTCTTTCTTTCTGGAATTGTGAGCGCGTGGGTGTACGGCCGCGCGTTGATTGCGCATGGCATGGACGCCACCATCGGTCGCGCTCTGCGCCGTGTGCGGCTCATTTACCTGACGCATATGGCGCTGTTCACGTTCTTTGGACTGGGTCTGCTGGCGACATCCGTGCACTCGGGGACGGTTTTCGGGCTCACTCCGCTGCGAGCATGGGTGGAAGGAGCGCTGTTCCTGTTGCGACCACCGTGGCTGGAGAATTTCCTGCCGAACTACTGCCTGTTTATCGCGGCAGCGCCGATCGTGCTGAAGCAGCTGCAGCGCGGACGCCGCGGGGCAGTCCTGGCGGTCAGCGTCGCACTCTGGGCCCTGGGGCAGACACACGGGCGCTTTTATGGCGGATTCGATCCGCTCGGGTGGCAGCTGCTGTTTGTTGGCGGCATGGTAGTCGGGTTCCCCAAGGTATCGGGACGGCCGTCTGCTGTACCTCGTTCGCGCGGATGGTCGTGCGTGGCGCTGGCGGCTTCGGTGGCGTTCTTCATCCTGAGACACCGGACGGTGTTCCATCTCCCGGTGGGCCCTGGTCTGGCCACCTATCTCTCGTTCCTCTACTCGCTGGACGCGAAGTCGGTGGAGCATTACGTGCGGCTGATCAACTTTGCAGTGCTGGCATACCTGGTGTGGTCGGTTCCGCGGACTTTCGAGGCGTTTGCGCGTGAGACATCGCTTTACCGCGCGTTGGCGTTCCTGGGCCGCCATTCGCTGCAGGTGTTTGCCGGCGCGACCTGCATCTCTATCTGCGCCTATATCTACTGGCAGCGTTTTGGACATTACTCGGATCGCACGCAAATCGCTGTGCTGGTGCTGGCAACGGCCACCCTGTTCATCCCGGCGTGGATCCATCAGGCGATGAGCAAGCCTCGTACGCCATCGGTGAAAAAGCCGGAGCGGCCGCTTGCCGTGACGTCGCTGGCCGTTCCGGGACAAAACAGCTGA